The DNA sequence CCGGGTGTTGCTCGTGGAGGATGAGGAGAGCCTGCGCCATACCCTGCGCCTGAACCTGGAGATGGAAGGCTACCATGTCACCACCGCATCCACGGGTCCGGAGGCCTTGGAGCGGTTGCGGGGCGCCCGGTTCGACGCAGCCGTGATGGATGTGATGCTGCCCGGGATGGACGGGTTCAGCGTGTGTGAGAAGGCCCGCTTGGAGGGCGACCGGACGCCGGTGCTCTTTCTGACGGCACGCACCGCAACGGCCGACCGCGTGCGGGGGCTGCGCACGGGTGACGATCACCTGGGCAAGCCGTTCGACCTGGAGGAGTTGATGCTGCGCGTGGCCAAGCTGGTGGCCCGGTCGGACGAGCGCCCACCCGCCGCGCTCCCGGATAAGGTCCGCTTCGGGCCCAACGAGGTCGACCTGGTGGCCTTCGAGGCCCGCGGGGTGGGGGGGGCGCGGACCCTTTCCCAACGCGAAGTGATGTTGCTGCGCCTGCTGATCGAACATGCCGGCGAGGTGGTCTCCCGGGAGGATATCCTCCACAAGGTCTGGGGCTATGATGTGTTCCCCACCACCCGGACCATCGACAACTTCATCGTGGCCTTCCGCAAGCTGTTCGAGCCCGACCCACGGAACCCGGTGCATTTCCTGAGCATTCGCGGCGTGGGGTACAAATTCATGTACTGAGGTCCGGGGGGCAGGCAACCCTCCGCAGGGGCCCGCGTCTTGAAGATGTCAGCGGGAAATTCTTCCACCCCTGACGTTGGTTCCATCCTATTCCTTGCAGGTTTACCGCGCAGGGGCCCACAACGGGCCCCTGTTCGGTTTTCCGGCCGTGCGTTCCGGTTGTTTCGTCGGCCGTTCGTCACCGGTCGACGTGATCGGACCCCGAACCGAACGCCTGGGCTTGCGCGAGGCATCCCGATCGCCTTACTTTCGTCTCGTCCATGGGACCGGCGGTATCCGGTCGCCGAGGTCCAGAACACCACTTTGAACTCCGCATGCGCATGAGCACCACTACCCTTCGTTCCACCGGCCTGGCCTTGATGCTGGGCGCCGCCGCGATGGTCCAGGCCCAGAGCCCGGTCGATATCGGCCTGTTCGCCAACAACGGCCAGTTGGAGGTCCGCGTCCGCCCCACGGCGGATTTCGACGGCATCTTCAGTTCCGTGGTCTTCACGCTGCGCTGGGACCGCAGTGCGAACGTTCAGTTGGGAGAAGCCACCCAGCCGGAAGGTCCGCGCACCTACATCCCCATCGCCCCCTCCGGCGGCGTGCGCGAGAGCGGTTCGTACAACTATCAGGTGTATGCGGGTTTCGGTTTCGAGGCGATCCGCAACACCGGCGCCACCTGGGAAGGTGGCCGCGAATACACCGTGCTGAGCATCCCCTTCACCGGTGAGGCGGCCGTGGAACTGCTGAACGACAGCTGGACGGGTGAAACGCTGAACAATGCCGACTACTACCTGTCCCTGGGTGGTGTGGATCGCACCGGCACCATCTATCAGAAGTCGATCAACGCCAGCGAGCTCGACGGCGCGGTCACCATCCTTCCGAACCCCAATGACGGTCAGTTCGTCTTCTCCTTCCTGGTGGCCACACCGTCGGACATCCAGGTGGAGGTGGTGAACACCCTCGGCCAGAGCGTCTTCACCGACCTGCTGCGCGGCTTCGAGGGCACCTACCGCAAGGAGATGGACCTGCGCACCTCCAGCAACGGCATCTACTACCTGAAAATCACGCGCAACGGCACCACCGACGTGCACAAGATCGTGTACCGCTGACCGGTCCACGGACCTCATGGGCAAAGGGTGCTTCGGCACCCTTTGTTCGTTCCGGGCTCAGGCGCGGCAGATGGTGCAGTAGGCGCTCTTGGGCCGATGGCCGAACATCGTGGTCGGATCGAAGAGCGTCCGGATGAGCGCGCCCAGCGCTTCCTCGATCAGCGGAGCGTCCTCCCTTCGGATCACGGAGCTGCCGTTCAGGATCAAGGGAAGCCCCGCAGCGGCCTCGCTGCTGCGCAGGGGCCGCAGTTCGGCGGTCACCGAAGCGCACCCGGGATCGTGCGCGAGCCACAGCCAGGAATACGTGAGGAGCTGAACGGCCTTGCCATGATCGGCGGTGAGCGGACCAGGGAGGTCGAGCTTGAGGTCCTTCGGGTCCACGCGACCGGTCTTCAGGTCCACCAGGTGCACATGCCCGGCACGCCGGTCGATCCGGTCCACCCGGCCGTGCAGCCGCACCGGATGGGTCTGGCCATGCGCGGTGGCGGGCAGTTCTGCCGACAGCCGGGTCTCCAGGCCGACCAGCTCGATGGCGCTGCCGCTGCGGATGGTGGACGCCTCATGGCGCACCGCGCGCTCGATGGCCTGACGGGCCATACTGAGCTGAAGCAGCACCGGGCCTTCTGTCGCGTTCAACCCAGCGGGCAGGGCGGCCTCCAGGGCGTGCAAAGCCGCGGGCAGGGCGGCAAGCAGGGCGTCCGGGTCGATGAGGGCGCCCACGAAGGGGCCATAGAGGGATTCGAAGGTGGCATGCACCAGGGTGCCCAGCTCATTGTCGCCCAGGGCCGCGCCGGGCGCCGGTTCCTCGCTGACACCCCATCCGTGGCGGAACACGAAGTTCAGCGGGCAGGTCAGCAGGTCGGTGAGCGCCGTCGGGCTCAGGCCCCGTTCGGCCTTGCGCTGGAAGTGTTGCCGCAGCTCGGGCGTGAGCGGCAGCCGCAAGGAGGCATCGGACCGGACGGCCATGGCCGGACGAAGGCTGGAAGCCCGCAGGATGCCGGGCAGTTCATGCTCGAGCTGAAGGACGAAGCGACTGCGCTCCTGCTCCACATCGCCGCCCGAAACGTGCAGCAGTGTGATCTCCCGGGCGTGATGGAGCAGCCGCATGAAGGTGTGCGCGACCACGGCGTCGGTATCGGCCCGCAGGGGCAGGCCGAGGGCATGGCGCAGCTCACCGGGGATGAAGCTCTGCGGGGGGTCGGCCGGGGGAAGGTTTCCTTCATTGGCACCCACGATGATCACACGGGCATGGTCCGTGGCGCGCGACTCGAGCATGCCCATCACCTGCAGGCCGGCCATGGGTTCTCCGCGGAGATCCACGCGGGCCTGCCGCAGCAGGCGTTCCTCCAGACCGAGCGCACCATCCCGGCCGGGCCGGTCGCCGCTCCAAGCCAGGGCGGTCGCCGCCTGGTCGTGCACCAACGCGATGCGGCGGGCCTGTTCCTGCACGAACGGGTCCGGGTTCGCCAGGATCACGGCCTCCACCAGGGCGGAGCGGGCGTGGCCCTCCTCCAGGGTGAGCGCCCGGTGAAGGGCCGCCGGGAGCTCGCCCTCAAGCCCTCGCAGGATGTCATCCACGGCCAGCTGCGAACGACGTTCGTTCCGTGACCACGTGCGGAGATGGGCGATGGGGCCCGCATCGGCCCAGGCGGGGTGCTCGAGGAAGGCCGACAGATCGCGGGAGCGCAGGGTGGGTCCTGAACGGCCGTTGCGCAGCCGGGCATGCAGCACGAACAGACCGTGGAGCGGCAACTGGGTCAGCGGCAGGCCCATGGTGACGTTCACCGGCGCGCAGGATGCCGGAAGCAGGCTGAGGAAGGGCAGCAGGGCGTGCGGGTCGGCGAGCAGCACACAGGTGCGGGCCCGCTCCTCCTCGCTCAGCTCGATCACCTGGTGCACCGCGGCATGCACCATGGCCATGGCATTGGGCAGGGCGATGGTGTGCACGGCGGGGGGATCGGCGGAGATGCGCGTGCTGACGGGCACTTCGCCCGGCCCGTGGCGTGCGATGGCGTCCCGGAGGGCACGGCCCGCCTCCTGCAGGGGATCGTTGAGGTAGTGGGCGTCGGCATCCCAGGCGAAGCGGGCCACGCCGCGCTGCCGCAGGGCATCCATCACGCGGTGCATCGCCGGGGACAGGGCGTTGAGTCCGGCGAACCACACCTGTGTCCAGGGGAGGGGCCGGGCCGCGTGCGGAACGAGCGAGGCCGCCATGCGCGCGACGAGCCCGCGGGTGCCGACGCGCTCGGGCAGGAGGCGTTCCTCCAGGCCCCGGTGCAGCGCGGCGTGGTGCGCCCAATGGTGTGCCAGTCGCGTTTGGCCTTCGCTCAGGGAGCCACCCCGGAAGCTCCACGCGTCGATCTCCTCGATGTGCCGCAGGTCGCGATAGGCCACATCGCGGTCCAACAGGTGCTCGTCCACCTCGTTCATGTCGTGCAGGGCGGTGGGCGCCCAGCCCAGAAAGGTGTGGAGGTCGTCGGCGGCCGGGCCCTTCAGGTCGCGATGCACCGCATACAGCTCAAGCAGCGTGAGGTGAACAGGTTGTTCACGCAGGCCGGACAGCCGCTCCAGGAAACCGTCCGGGGTCAGCAGTTGGGGGCTCCAGAGCGGGCCGCCATGCGCGCGGGCCAGGTGCCGTTGGAGATGCAAGCCTGCGCGCCGGCTGGGCAGCACCACGGCCACGCGCGCGAGATCGGCGCCATGATCGTGGAGGAGCCGCTCGGCCAGCAGGCGCAGGAATGCCATGGGGGTGTGCAAATTAGCGGAGCGTTCGGCGACCCGGCATGCACATCGACTTTCCCCAGTACCGGCGTTCGGCCCATGGCACGAACTACTATCGCATCGAAGCGGAGGACCGCTTCGAGGAGCTGCAGCTCATCGGGAGCAGGGTGCTTCGGCATCGGGTGGAGGCCCGTGCCTATCCCGAACGCGTGCGGGTGATGGAGATGCTGGAGGGTGCTGACGGGGCTTATCTGCCCGTGGCCGCGAGCGAGTACGAGGCCCTTGCCTCGCGTTCGCTCGATTGATCGCCGTTCCTCGTCCGGTCGCTGGTCCGAACAACCGGGGGGCTTACCTTGTCGTCATTCCCTCGGATGATGCGTACGCTCGTGCTGATCGGGATGGTGTGGCAGGCCCTGCCGGCCCTGGCCACGCACATCATCGGTGGCGAGCTGTACTACGTGCATCAGGGGGGCGACAGCTACCTCTTCACCCTGCAGCTGTACCGGGACTGCGGCCCCAACAACGTGAACGGCACCGGTTTCGACGCGCAGGCCGAGCTGGGCATCTTCGACGCATCGGGCACCTACCTGTTCTCGGAGTTCATTCCGTTCCCCGGATCCACGCCGGTGCCGGTGGTGCTCAACAACCCCTGCCTCACCGCGCCGCCCACCATCTGCGTGGAGGAGGCCGAGTACAGCATTGTGTTGGACCTCCCGCCCATCCCGGGTGGTTACGTCGTGAGCTACCAACGCTGCTGCCGCACGCCCAGTATCCTCAACGTGGCCAACCCGGGCGATGAGGGGCTCACCTGCACCGTGGCGGTGCCCGATGTCAACCAGACCGGGGCCAACTCGAGCCCGGTGTTCAACGCATATCCGCCGATCGCCCTTTGCGTGGGGCAGAACATGGTCTTCGACCATTCGGCGACGGACCCCGATGGCGATCTGCTGGTGTACGAGCTGTGCACCCCGTTCACCGGTGGTGACCCCTTCAACCCGATGCCCACCCCGCCTGCCGGGCCGCCGTACACGCCGGTGCTCTGGGCACCGGGGTATTCGCAGGCCTATCAGATGGATGCGAACCCACCGTTGGCCGTGGATCCCGTGACGGGTCTGCTGACCGTGACGCCCAGCCAGATGGGCAGCTACGTCGTAGGGGTGTGCGTGAAGGAGTACCGGGCGGGCGTGCTGCTCAGCGAGGTGAGGCGCGATTTCCGCTTCGATGCGGTGCCCTGCGTGGTCACCATCCTCAGCTCCATCCAGCAGCAGCAGGTCTTTTGTGATGGCTACCTGGTGAACATGGTGAACCAGAGCATCGGTGGCAGCAGTTACCTGTGGGACTTCGGCGATCCGAACAGCAGCACCGACACCAGCAGCCAGTTCGCCCCCTCATACACTTACGGCGACACGGGCGTGTACAACGTGATGCTGATCGTGAACCCCGGATGGCCCTGCGCCGACACTTCCTTCGCATCGTTCGAGATCTATCCTCCCCTGCAACCGGGGTTCACACCGCCACCCATCCAATGCCTTGGCGGCGGACCGGTGCCCCTCACCGTCACCGGCAACTTCACCCCCCAGGCGGGGGTCCTCTGGGACCTGGGGCCGGGTGGATCGCCGCAACAGATGAACGGCCCCTCCATCGCCGCCACCTTCGTGCAACCGGGTGACCAGGTGGTCACCGTCACGCTCACGGACCACGGCTGCACCGACAGTTACACGGACACGGTGAAGGTGTTCCCGCCTCCGGTGCCTTCGTTCACCACGGACACGATGGGCTGCCTGCCCCTGGAGGTACGCTTCGACAACCTCAGCACGGCGTGGACCCCCATGACCTACGCGTGGGACCTCGGCGATGGCACCTCGAGCACGGACAGCCTGCCTGTGCACACGTACACGGTGGAGGGCTTGTACGATGTGGAGCTCACGGTGATGACGGACAGCGGCTGCATCGACACGGTGAGCCTGTTGCGGCCATCGGCCGTCAAGGTGTGGGTTCCGCCCACGGCGGGACTGTACACCAGCACACCGGTGGTGGATGTGCTCGATCCCGATGTGACGATCAACGACGCCTCTGTGGATGCGGACAGCTGGCTGTACACGGTGGAGGGGAACACCTTCACCACGCCCAGCTTCACGTACGCCTTCCAGGAGGCGGGCACCTTCGAGGTGGTGCAGGTGGTGACGAGCGGGTTGGGCTGTCGCGATACCACGAGCATCCGCGTGATCGTCACCGGATCGCTGTTCCATGCCCCGAACGCGTTCACTCCGGATGGGGATGGCCTGAACGACCTCTGGCTGCCGGTGGTGATCGGTGCGCGGGAGTACGACCTGGCCATCTTCGACCGTTGGGGCACGCGCCTCTTCCACACGCAGGACCCCAAGGCAGGCTGGGATGGCGCCGGACTGCCGATCGGGGTGTACACCTACAAGGCGTGGCTGGCCGAGCACGGCCCGGAGCGCTACGAGTTCGTCGGTTCCATCACGCTGGTGCGCTGAGGCGCATCGCGATGTGGGGAATGCCGTCCAGGTCGAAGACATCACCCTGACGTTGGTAGCCATGCGCAGCGTAAAAGCGCTCCAAGTGGGCCTGCGCGGACATGCGACTGTCGATCTTTCCGTAGGTGTGCCTGAGCACGGCGATCACTTCACGCATGAGCTCATGGCCGAGGCCGGTGCCGCGGTGGCCGCTGTCCACCACCACACGTCCCACGGCAGGCAGGCCATCCTCGCCTGGCGGAAGGATGCGCGCGTAGGCCACCACCCGGTCCGACGCATCCCGGCCGATCACGTGCAGGGCACCCTGATCGCGGTCGTCCAGTTCGGGGTACGGGCAGTTCTGCTCCACCACGAACACGTCGGTGCGCAGGCGCAGCAGCGCGTACAGGGTGTCCACATCGAGCGCGTTGAACGGGTGTGTCCGCCAGGTGACCGTGGTGTTCATGCGATGGGTTCGAGGGTTCCGGTGGCGAGGTAGAGCAGTGCCCCGTGCACGGGCGAACCGGTCACTGTGCGCAGCACGTCCATGTACCCGCGCACCTGCTCGGCGTGTGCGGGGTGCGGATGCCCGGTCTTGATGTCGAGCACCCCCCAGCCGTGTGCGGTGCGTACCAGCCGGTCCGGACGGGCACTGCGCCCCTCGCCAAGGATCAGCGGTGTTTCCGTGAGCACGTCGAGCCCGGGTCCGAACCACGGAGCGAGGTCCGATCGGTCCAGCAAGGCCGCGAGGCGGGGCTGCCAGTGGTCACGCTCGTCGGGCCGCAGGTCGCCGCAGGCCACCGCTGCGACCAACGCCGCCTCCATGTCGGCCGCAGTGCGCACCTGTGCCAGCAGGTGGTGAAGGGCTTCGCCGGTCATCCGCCGGTCATCCGCGCCGATCGGGTCGTGATCGCGCACCGTGTCGCGCACCAGCAGCTGGACACCACCGCCGGGCGGAAGCGGTCGCAGCACCGGATCGTGGGTCTCAGGGCGGGATGCTGCGCTGGCCGTGGTCCGATCCCCGATGGTGAGCCCCGTTGCCAGCGCGCCGCCCATCGCCACCAGGTGCTCCAGCAGGGCCTTGGTGAGGGTGTCGCCGTGGCTCTGCGGAACGGCCGCGTACAGGCGCTGTTCGGGGCGGGTGAAGGCCACGTACAGCAGATCGAGCGCGTCCAGGTCCTGCATCGCCAGCTCGTCCGCCACGGCGGGCAGATCGGGGGCTTTGCGGCCCTTGAAGGTGAGCCGGGCGGTGGGAAGCTCCGGTGCCAGGCCGCCGGGGCTGGTCCACACGCTGGTGCTCGTGCGTCCCCCGCCGGACATCCTGGTGAAGGGCACGAGGACCACGGGGAACTGCAGGCCCTTGGCCTTGTGGATGGTCATCACCTGGATGGCGTCCAGCCCGGCGGGGGCGGTGATGGAACGGCCGGCGTAACCGCGTTCCCAGTGCTCCAGGAAGCCCGCAGGGTCGTGGCCGTGGGCCTGCTGGTGTTCGCGCACCGCCTCGAGGAGCGCGTTCAGGAAGGCATCGGCAGCAGGGTCAAGGCCGCAGCGCTCCACATGGCCCAGCACCCGGTCCAGCAGGGTGGCGGCCGCTCGCGTGCCGGGGGGCAGGCAGGTGCGCAGGCGCTGCAGTGCGGTGCCGGGTCCTGTGTCCGCGGGAGGGTTCATCCGTTCCAGTGGCAGCACGCCGGCCTCCACGGCCGCAGCCAGGGCCTGCAGGGCCGTGTGGTCGTCCGCACGCACATCCAGACGCAGCAGCGCCAGCACCAGGTCGACCGCGGCATCGCCCTTCAGCCGCAGACCGTCGGGACTGATCACCGCGTACCCCGCCCGGCTCAGGGCGCGGGCGACCTGCGAGCCCTGTGTGCCGGACCTCACGAGCACGGCGATGTCTCCTGCGCGGTGCCCATCCTCCACGCATTCGGCCACGCCACGCAGCAGCCAGGCCTCGGTCCAAGGCACATCCTCCGTGTCGTCCTTGGTGGGCGGCACCACGTCCAGGCGCACGAATCCGCCCGGTGGCTTGCGTGCCGTCTGCGCCTGCTCGTCGTAGATGGGGCGCAGGGCCTCGGGCAGCAGCTCGCGCAGCCGGTCGAAGAGCGTGTTGTTGAACGCCACGATGGTGGCCGAGGAGCGGTGGTTGTCGCGCAGCGGTTCGATGGGCGCGGCGGAGGCCTTCAGGAACGCCTCGCGGCGGACCCCGTCGGCCAGTTGGTCGCGTCCATGCAGCGCAGGCAGCGCCTTGAACTGACGGACCTCTCCATTGCGCCAGCGGTAGATGGCCTGCTTGGCGTCGCCCACCAGCAGCACCGAGCCTCCGTTGGCCAGGGCGTTCTCGGCCAGCGGGAGCAGCGCATGCCATTGCATCACCGAGGTGTCCTGGAACTCGTCGATGAGGAAGTGCTGGAAGCGTTGGCCCAGCCGCTCGTACAGGAAGGGGACCGGCTCCTCGCGCACCACCCGTTCCACCGCACGGGTGAGGTCCTGGAAGAAGGTGACCCCATCCTCGTCCTTGGCGGTGCGCAGCGCGTCGGCCAGGGCGCGCATGCCGCCCAGCGCCATCAGGTCGCGGCGGATCAGGATCCGCAGCCAGTGGGCCGTGAAGCGGCCTTCCTCCTGCCAGCGCTGGACGGTGGTGAGGGTGCGTTCCAGAAGCGGGGCGAGGCGCTTCAACTCCTCCTGCGCGGCGGCCGTCGCTTTGCTGCTCCACCACACGCCGGTGGCCAGTGGCTTTGTTGCGTTCGTTCCCACCTCGATCGGATCATCCTTGAAGTCGGACAGCTTGGTCAGGACCGACCGGAACCCCGATCTCGTGTGCGCGAGATCCTCGAGCTCCAGGTGAGCTGCCGCCAGTGCGTCCAGGGCGGCGCGGCCCAGCATGCGGGCTTCCCGGCGGAACGCGTGAATGGCGGCACGCAGGGCGGCATCCGTGCGGAGCAAGGCCTCTGCGCTCACGGTGGACAGCTGTTCCAGGTGGCGCACGGCCTCCTCGTCATCGAGCATCTTCGCCAGTTCGGAGAAAGGTGCCGAAGGGTTCCACCGTGCCTCATCCTCCACCAAACGGCTGCACGCCGCCACCAGCACTTCAGTGAGCGCGGGGTCGCGGCCGGCGGCCTCCAGCAGCAGATCCACGGCACGGTCCCGGTACCAGTCCTGGTCGGTGGTCATGCGCAGCTCGTGGTCCAGTTGAAGGTCGCGCGCGAAGGGGCGCACCAGCCGCCGTACAAAGGCGTCGATGGTGGTGATGGACAGGTCGGACCAGTGGTGCAGCATGTGATGCAGCACGGCGGCGGCCCCGATGGCCGCGGCCTTGGGATCCAGGCCATGCTCGGTGCGGAGCGCCTGCAACAGGTCGGCGATGCGCGCATCGTCGTGGGCGCCATCGGCCAGCAGGCGGAGGTAGTGCAGCACACGCTCCTTCATCTCCCCGGCGGCCTTGTTGGTGAAGGTGAGGGCGAGGATGCCGCGGTAGGCGGTGGGCCGGTCGGGGCGGAGGGCCAGCACGAGGTAGCGCTTCACCAGGGCGTGGGTCTTGCCGGAGCCGGCGGAACTGTGCAGCACCTGCAGCATGGGGCTCGAAGGTAGAGGGCCGCCTTCGCCAAGGCTGCGGCGAGCCAGGAGGAAAGCAGCAGGAGGAAAGCGGGAACAGAAAAGCTGGAACAGGAAAGCGGAACCAAGGGAGCACCATGGCGGTCACCTTGAGCGGACCACGCCATCACTTGAACCGTTCGGGCGGTCCGACCGTTGGCTTGGTGATCACAGGAACGTGACCGAACTCACCCTGGCCGGCCCGGCCGGGTCGTACCTTTGGGGGTCAGGCAACGGACCAACGCCTGAACGCATCCTTTCACCAGAACCCATCCCATGCGAACCCTGCTTCGTTCCATCGCGCCATTGACCGCCTCGGTCGCAATGCTGGCCGGCTGCCACAAGCCCTACACGGTGGATGGCCCCGAAGGCTACGTCCGGTTGAAGGTGGAGGCCACCTGGCAGGGGCAGCCGCTCCAGGCCGGAGAAGTGCATCTGAACGTGAGCAACTACCGCACCCAAGTGGAGGTGTTGAAGCTCTACCTGGCCGAGGTGCGACTCACCGGACCCGGTGGAGCATCCGCCCTGACCGACATCGCCCTGTTCGATGCGTTGAACGGTGGTGATGCGTTCGTCTACGCCGCCGAGGCCGGCACCTACAGTGGCTTGCACTTCGGCCTGGGTGTGCCGGTCGACCTCAACACCTCGGACCCTGTGCTCTACCCCGTGGGTCACCCGTTAAGCGTGAGCAACGGCACCTATTGGACCTGGGCCACCGGTTACCGGTTCGTGATGCTGGACGGACGTTACGATACCGATCCCAACGGCACGGGCACCCCCATGAGCCTGTTCTCCATCCACACCGGTATGGCGCCCTGCTACCGGGTGAGCGATCGCGACTTCGCGGCTCCGTTCACCGTGGCAGGGGGCGACACCACGGACCTCGTCCTGCGCTTTGCAGTGGACGAGTTCTTCCACAACCCGATCGACACGATCGATCTGGCGGTGGACCACCAGGCGCACGG is a window from the Flavobacteriales bacterium genome containing:
- a CDS encoding response regulator transcription factor, with the protein product MQKAAKPRVLLVEDEESLRHTLRLNLEMEGYHVTTASTGPEALERLRGARFDAAVMDVMLPGMDGFSVCEKARLEGDRTPVLFLTARTATADRVRGLRTGDDHLGKPFDLEELMLRVAKLVARSDERPPAALPDKVRFGPNEVDLVAFEARGVGGARTLSQREVMLLRLLIEHAGEVVSREDILHKVWGYDVFPTTRTIDNFIVAFRKLFEPDPRNPVHFLSIRGVGYKFMY
- a CDS encoding T9SS type A sorting domain-containing protein, with product MSTTTLRSTGLALMLGAAAMVQAQSPVDIGLFANNGQLEVRVRPTADFDGIFSSVVFTLRWDRSANVQLGEATQPEGPRTYIPIAPSGGVRESGSYNYQVYAGFGFEAIRNTGATWEGGREYTVLSIPFTGEAAVELLNDSWTGETLNNADYYLSLGGVDRTGTIYQKSINASELDGAVTILPNPNDGQFVFSFLVATPSDIQVEVVNTLGQSVFTDLLRGFEGTYRKEMDLRTSSNGIYYLKITRNGTTDVHKIVYR
- a CDS encoding PD-(D/E)XK nuclease family protein — protein: MAFLRLLAERLLHDHGADLARVAVVLPSRRAGLHLQRHLARAHGGPLWSPQLLTPDGFLERLSGLREQPVHLTLLELYAVHRDLKGPAADDLHTFLGWAPTALHDMNEVDEHLLDRDVAYRDLRHIEEIDAWSFRGGSLSEGQTRLAHHWAHHAALHRGLEERLLPERVGTRGLVARMAASLVPHAARPLPWTQVWFAGLNALSPAMHRVMDALRQRGVARFAWDADAHYLNDPLQEAGRALRDAIARHGPGEVPVSTRISADPPAVHTIALPNAMAMVHAAVHQVIELSEEERARTCVLLADPHALLPFLSLLPASCAPVNVTMGLPLTQLPLHGLFVLHARLRNGRSGPTLRSRDLSAFLEHPAWADAGPIAHLRTWSRNERRSQLAVDDILRGLEGELPAALHRALTLEEGHARSALVEAVILANPDPFVQEQARRIALVHDQAATALAWSGDRPGRDGALGLEERLLRQARVDLRGEPMAGLQVMGMLESRATDHARVIIVGANEGNLPPADPPQSFIPGELRHALGLPLRADTDAVVAHTFMRLLHHAREITLLHVSGGDVEQERSRFVLQLEHELPGILRASSLRPAMAVRSDASLRLPLTPELRQHFQRKAERGLSPTALTDLLTCPLNFVFRHGWGVSEEPAPGAALGDNELGTLVHATFESLYGPFVGALIDPDALLAALPAALHALEAALPAGLNATEGPVLLQLSMARQAIERAVRHEASTIRSGSAIELVGLETRLSAELPATAHGQTHPVRLHGRVDRIDRRAGHVHLVDLKTGRVDPKDLKLDLPGPLTADHGKAVQLLTYSWLWLAHDPGCASVTAELRPLRSSEAAAGLPLILNGSSVIRREDAPLIEEALGALIRTLFDPTTMFGHRPKSAYCTICRA
- a CDS encoding PKD domain-containing protein, which produces MRTLVLIGMVWQALPALATHIIGGELYYVHQGGDSYLFTLQLYRDCGPNNVNGTGFDAQAELGIFDASGTYLFSEFIPFPGSTPVPVVLNNPCLTAPPTICVEEAEYSIVLDLPPIPGGYVVSYQRCCRTPSILNVANPGDEGLTCTVAVPDVNQTGANSSPVFNAYPPIALCVGQNMVFDHSATDPDGDLLVYELCTPFTGGDPFNPMPTPPAGPPYTPVLWAPGYSQAYQMDANPPLAVDPVTGLLTVTPSQMGSYVVGVCVKEYRAGVLLSEVRRDFRFDAVPCVVTILSSIQQQQVFCDGYLVNMVNQSIGGSSYLWDFGDPNSSTDTSSQFAPSYTYGDTGVYNVMLIVNPGWPCADTSFASFEIYPPLQPGFTPPPIQCLGGGPVPLTVTGNFTPQAGVLWDLGPGGSPQQMNGPSIAATFVQPGDQVVTVTLTDHGCTDSYTDTVKVFPPPVPSFTTDTMGCLPLEVRFDNLSTAWTPMTYAWDLGDGTSSTDSLPVHTYTVEGLYDVELTVMTDSGCIDTVSLLRPSAVKVWVPPTAGLYTSTPVVDVLDPDVTINDASVDADSWLYTVEGNTFTTPSFTYAFQEAGTFEVVQVVTSGLGCRDTTSIRVIVTGSLFHAPNAFTPDGDGLNDLWLPVVIGAREYDLAIFDRWGTRLFHTQDPKAGWDGAGLPIGVYTYKAWLAEHGPERYEFVGSITLVR
- a CDS encoding GNAT family N-acetyltransferase — translated: MNTTVTWRTHPFNALDVDTLYALLRLRTDVFVVEQNCPYPELDDRDQGALHVIGRDASDRVVAYARILPPGEDGLPAVGRVVVDSGHRGTGLGHELMREVIAVLRHTYGKIDSRMSAQAHLERFYAAHGYQRQGDVFDLDGIPHIAMRLSAPA
- a CDS encoding UvrD-helicase domain-containing protein; the protein is MLQVLHSSAGSGKTHALVKRYLVLALRPDRPTAYRGILALTFTNKAAGEMKERVLHYLRLLADGAHDDARIADLLQALRTEHGLDPKAAAIGAAAVLHHMLHHWSDLSITTIDAFVRRLVRPFARDLQLDHELRMTTDQDWYRDRAVDLLLEAAGRDPALTEVLVAACSRLVEDEARWNPSAPFSELAKMLDDEEAVRHLEQLSTVSAEALLRTDAALRAAIHAFRREARMLGRAALDALAAAHLELEDLAHTRSGFRSVLTKLSDFKDDPIEVGTNATKPLATGVWWSSKATAAAQEELKRLAPLLERTLTTVQRWQEEGRFTAHWLRILIRRDLMALGGMRALADALRTAKDEDGVTFFQDLTRAVERVVREEPVPFLYERLGQRFQHFLIDEFQDTSVMQWHALLPLAENALANGGSVLLVGDAKQAIYRWRNGEVRQFKALPALHGRDQLADGVRREAFLKASAAPIEPLRDNHRSSATIVAFNNTLFDRLRELLPEALRPIYDEQAQTARKPPGGFVRLDVVPPTKDDTEDVPWTEAWLLRGVAECVEDGHRAGDIAVLVRSGTQGSQVARALSRAGYAVISPDGLRLKGDAAVDLVLALLRLDVRADDHTALQALAAAVEAGVLPLERMNPPADTGPGTALQRLRTCLPPGTRAAATLLDRVLGHVERCGLDPAADAFLNALLEAVREHQQAHGHDPAGFLEHWERGYAGRSITAPAGLDAIQVMTIHKAKGLQFPVVLVPFTRMSGGGRTSTSVWTSPGGLAPELPTARLTFKGRKAPDLPAVADELAMQDLDALDLLYVAFTRPEQRLYAAVPQSHGDTLTKALLEHLVAMGGALATGLTIGDRTTASAASRPETHDPVLRPLPPGGGVQLLVRDTVRDHDPIGADDRRMTGEALHHLLAQVRTAADMEAALVAAVACGDLRPDERDHWQPRLAALLDRSDLAPWFGPGLDVLTETPLILGEGRSARPDRLVRTAHGWGVLDIKTGHPHPAHAEQVRGYMDVLRTVTGSPVHGALLYLATGTLEPIA